caaaccactaggccaccacgactttaTGATCGTATCGACGCTCAAATCAGATACGGCGTGTTGCATTATCGCGTGTCCTTTGGCTAAAACTAATGACCATGTTACTCGTCAGTGCTACGCTACGGAGATACGATAAACTACAATGATACAAATGAGGACTCATTCTAAAGGCTCACACATATTAAGACACTTTACCCGGTACATTCAGTGTATACTTACCTGCGTTCATTCAGTTACTGCGTATATACATTGAGTATGCCGTGTAAAGAGTCGTAGTCTAAACTTATCTAAACTAAgctaagtttcttgcggcgctttcttcttggcaatgatggtctttccgaaagcgctggtagtttaaaaagtgacgtgtaaaagtgcccattgcggtctatttactaaataaatcatttgatttttttttaaactatctagTCGTGGAAGTTACTTACGTGGTGCCCATGATCCATGTGGCCAAGGTGTCCAACATTGTGTAGGACGTTGTGTCCGTGAGAGATCGCATGGCCTACATGAGCCAAACCGGTGCCGTGGTGGACTCCCCAGCCGTGGCTGAGGCCAGCGTGGCCAAGATGACCGACGTGGCCGAGGTGGCCGAGGTAGCCAAGGTGGCCGCCGTGACTAAGGTGACCGAGGTGGCCGTGGTGATCAATGCGGGACGTATGCGACACCGCTACTGGGTGAGCGTACGCCACAGCGAGCAGGCAAAGAGCTGCGATCTATAAACAAAtaggtatgtactcgtattatacATACGTAGGTAGTACTATGTTTTTGCCTACCgactttacttatttttagttACCTACCTGGAACCACATGTTGAATTGGACTTGTCTAATTGTAAGCAGGACTACAACTACGAAAAAAATCGTTGAGGCGTTACCTTATATTGAAGTTTGCTTGCCAAATTTCTGAAGCGATACAAATGAGTAGGGACAAGTAATTAAAATCTCCTACAATTACCGTACTGCCGATAACTATGCGTATAACGAGCTAATTCCGTGAAATCCAGGTCTTGTCTTCGGTTCCAAGGTTAATCGTCACGACCCGTTGGACAGCTTGATTGGAACCATTTAAGTATGCGTGCAGAGTACGCCTAAATGTATGCAACGCTTCGCTTATTTAAAGGATGATTAGATAGAAAGTCGGTGTTgaagttatcatcatcatcatcatgtcagccgaaagacgtccactgctggacataggcctcccccaaggctctccactcagaccggtcttgtgcttttcgcatccaccgcgatcccgcgatcttaaccaggtcgtcgctccatcttgttggaggtctaccgacagctcgtctcccggtccgcggacgccattcgagaaccttttgaccccatcggccatcagttgcCATCAGTTGAAGTTATGACTACATTGATTACTTGGGACATGACGCGCCTCTTTGTGATTGGGTGAATTATCAAGGAGACTATAacatatttttcctttttaccaACTGACCACTTAAATGTATATCTCACAATACTAAAAGAATTGATATGAACTGAACTGTATTATGTCTCAATAAAAGTAATATACATAGGTAgtttaaaatactaaaaatacgcTTTAATGGTAACTGCTAACCTACTCCATAATCAGACCATGGATACTACCTTTGGTCAAAATACACCCTCAGAGCAATTCTAACTAGCTCAAACACGACTAGATTGCGTCGTTCTGTCTTGGAGATCCTTGAAGGAGGAAGTGCTTGATTGCTCCATCATCACACTGAATACTAGGTAGGTAAATTGTAGTCGGTTTATGCGATAAGCGTTTTAGATGGCTAGGTTACATTGTTCTGTCTTGAAGTTTTAGTTTCTAGCTTCATCTGATCAGCTCTATCTATGGTACCAATTAGTTTATTGACATCAGAagcccatttcacgaagctacaagttacaatttacaagcgatagtctcttttcaatgcatatatactgttaaacaaagactaccgcttgtaaattgtaacacttgtggcttcgtgaaatagggcacagaACTACGCATAATATCAATACAATATTAAGAAGTGGGTGAAAATTAAGTCGAAAGATTTCGTTACAATCATAAACACATGGTAGCAAGTGAAGTTAAATATAACATAAGCGCGAATTATGCAGTAATTATAGGGCGATCTATTGGAAATAATTATTGACGCCATGTTTAAGCGAAGGAAATAAAACCAGTGTGTTATTTTAGTACTTTGTATTCACATATTACGTcacgttttattttatatttatgaatttaatttaatttatatcgaAACTCCTGACTAAGCAACTCCTTACAATATATCGATCGGAGCAATGTCGTGCAAAGAAGTTTTAAGCCATATTTCTTACTTTGAAAGCCACAAACTGTTTGTACATAACATGTAAGTATAATTGctcttatttattaccttcttCTTTTGATGCTTTTTACCTAGAACATgaagattaattaaaataggtGCATGAACATTCAGTACGTAATTTCGGTTGCGTGTTTGCGtgcagttttattttaagtttagtaattcacttaattaaattttatactgATTTGGAAAGAAGTCATtaactttttaccaaaaaataccAATTAAAG
This Choristoneura fumiferana chromosome 12, NRCan_CFum_1, whole genome shotgun sequence DNA region includes the following protein-coding sequences:
- the LOC141433807 gene encoding uncharacterized protein — protein: MWFQIAALCLLAVAYAHPVAVSHTSRIDHHGHLGHLSHGGHLGYLGHLGHVGHLGHAGLSHGWGVHHGTGLAHVGHAISHGHNVLHNVGHLGHMDHGHHAHPDYSFAYSVSDPHTGDHKSQHESRHGDAVHGAYSLVEPDGNVRKVEYSADAHRGFNAHVHHSTAHHHIHHPHHHH